A window of the Cicer arietinum cultivar CDC Frontier isolate Library 1 chromosome 6, Cicar.CDCFrontier_v2.0, whole genome shotgun sequence genome harbors these coding sequences:
- the LOC101500137 gene encoding uncharacterized protein: protein MDAQRALLDELMGSARNLTEEERRGYKEVSWDDKEVCGFYMVRFCPHDLFVNTRSDLGPCPKIHDPKLKESFEKSPRHDAYVPKFEAELAQFCEKLVMDLDRRVKRGRERLNQEVELPPPPPLTAEKSEQLSVLEEKIKNLLEQVESLGEAGKVDEAEALMRKVETLNTEKAALTQPQNDKVLMLQEKKMALCEVCGSFLVANDAAERTQSHVAGKQHVGYGMVRDFINEYKAAKEKAIEEERLARDRDTEEGRKQREKDDGRKRRSDSSDREKYRDKDRDRERDRYRGRDSDRERSREYEVRGNRDRVRGMDSRLRNGKNGGRDRYRNRSRSYSPVRHNHRRS from the exons ATGGATGCTCAGAGAGCTCTCCTCGACGAACTCATGGGTTCAG cTCGGAACTTGACGGAGGAAGAGAGAAGGGGTTACAAGGAAGTGAGTTGGGATGATAAAGAAGTTTGTGGATTCTATATGGTGCGGTTTTGTCCTCACGATCTCTTCGTCAATACGCGTAGTGATCTCG GACCATGTCCAAAAATACATGACCCGAAGTTAAAAGAAAG TTTTGAGAAATCTCCAAGACATGATGCGTACGTACCCAAATTTGAAGCTGAACTTGCTCAATTTTGTGAGAAATTG GTGATGGACTTGGATAGAAGAGTAAAACGTGGACGAGAACGTCTTAATCAAGAGGTAGAGCTACCGCCGCCGCCACCACTGACAGCTGAAAAATCTGAACAGCTGTCTGTGCTGGAGGAGAAAATAAAGAACCTTCTGGAACAAGTTGAATCTCTTGGTGAAGCTGGGAAGGTTGATGAAGCTGAGGCTCTTATGAGAAAG gtGGAGACACTTAATACAGAGAAGGCAGCCTTAACACAACCTCAAAATGATAAAGTATTAATGCTTCAGGAGAAGAAGATGGCACTCTGCGAGGTATGTGGATCTTTTCTGGTGGCAAATGATGCTGCAGAAAGAACTCAGTCTCATGTCGCAGGAAAGCAGCATGTTGGCTATGGCATGGTTCGTGACTTCATAAATGAATACAAG GCTGCTAAGGAGAAGGCTATTGAAGAAGAAAGATTGGCTCGGGATAGAGACACAGAAGAGGGAAGAAAACAGAGGGAGAAGGATGATGGGCGAAAGAGACGCAGTGATTCAAGTGATAGGGAGAAATATCGTGATAAAGATCGTGATAGGGAACGTGATAGGTACAGAGGTAGAGACTCTGATCGTGAAAGATCTCGGGAGTATGAAGTTAGAGGTAATCGAGATCGAGTAAGGGGGATGGATTCTAGGTTGAGGAATGGAAAAAATGGAGGCAGAGACAGGTACCGCAATCGGAGCAGATCATATTCCCCTGTTAGGCATAACCACAGAAGGTCTTAA